The following coding sequences lie in one Alosa sapidissima isolate fAloSap1 chromosome 15, fAloSap1.pri, whole genome shotgun sequence genomic window:
- the LOC121684519 gene encoding olfactory receptor 4K17-like — MSNISIILIAYKGIYGHRFIFVGLLTLLYPIMIVSNAVLIYTIYSERSLHKPLYILICNLACINVYGGSGLTPFVLVNIVSGNFHISKSACLIQTFSVMTFGGCEIMNLMVMAYDRYISICFPLHYEKIMSSSKVMKLIALIWLLPFIRTGISIMINANLKMCGRIIEKVYCDNYSMVKLACSGIREVNIYGSTVTFFSVVPPLLIILYSYIKILMICSKLTQSGQAKALNTCIPHLVAIANFFIGCSFEVYQSRFDMNHIPYTLRVVLSLYFLILSPVFNPILYGVRTQKIKVILTQKLMCRLKV, encoded by the coding sequence ATGTCAAACATATCAATCATTTTGATTGCTTACAAGGGAATATATGGCCATCGATTCATATTTGTTGGACTGTTGACCTTACTGTATCCTATTATGATTGTTTCTAATGCCGTGTtgatatatacaatatatagtGAGAGGAGTTTACATAAACCTTTGTACATATTAATTTGTAATTTAGCATGCATAAATGTATATGGGGGCTCCGGATTAACACCTTTTGTGCTTGTTAACATTGTTTCTGGCAATTTTCATATATCAAAAAGTGCATGTCTTATTCAGACATTTTCTGTTATGACATTTGGGGGCTGTGAGATCATGAACTTGATGGTTATGGCTTATGACAGGTATATTTCcatatgttttcctttgcattaTGAAAAAATAATGTCCTCCTCAAAAGTCATGAAACTGATTGCTTTGATTTGGCTGTTGCCATTTATAAGAACTGGAATTTCTATCATGATaaatgcaaatttgaaaatgtgtggaaGGATAATTGAAAAAGTTTATTGTGATAACTATTCTATGGTTAAATTAGCATGTTCTGGTATCAGAGAAGTGAATATATATGGTTCAACAGTTACATTCTTTTCCGTGGTCCCACCACTATTAATCATACTATATTCTTATATAAAGATTCTAATGATCTGTTCAAAGTTAACACAAAGTGGGCAAGCTAAAGCACTGAATACTTGCATTCCACACCTTGTTGCAATTGCAAACTTCTTTATTGGCTGTTCCTTTGAAGTTTACCAAAGTAGATTTGATATGAACCACATCCCATATACTCTTCGTGTAGTCTTGTCATTATATTTTCTGATTCTTTCACCTGTTTTCAATCCCATTCTCTATGGAGTAAGAACACAAAAGATAAAAGTAATTTTGACTCAAAAATTAATGTGTAGACTCAAGGTATAA
- the LOC121684520 gene encoding olfactory receptor 1496-like, with amino-acid sequence MLNVTFTLEAYKRIHNQRFIFAAILTLLYPVIIFANLLIIYVISMERSLHKPMYILICNLACINLYGGSSLAPFVVANIITGTFQISWIGCLVQIFSFNTYGGCEIMNLMMMAYDRYISICFPLTYGKLMSPLNVMICIILIWLIPFSRAAITLSITASLQICGNVIEKIYCDNYSVVKLACSDTTSNNIYSTIVTFYSVLLPFFIIIYSYIRIIFICLQLTRKGRTKLMNTCMPHIVSITSFFIGCAFELFQSRFDLTHVPYTVRVILSLYFLILSPILNPVIYGAKTEKINETIKTKISNHLLDICSEYGVEFDVQNVLLGLRRKITGLFVYTQSMTKVGEYSDWEWTDYVHPDSFHGCADWKLLELCMGLFTGALLCRAAVTPPAEVLYVPPGLPPVEALT; translated from the exons ATGTTGAATGTAACTTTCACATTAGAAGCATACAAGAGAATACATAACCAAAGATTCATTTTTGCTGCTATTTTGACTTTATTGTACCCTGTCATTATATTTGCTAACCTTTTAATAATTTATGTAATAAGTATGGAGAGATCTTTACATAAACCTATGTATATACTTATTTGTAATTTAGCATGTATTAACTTGTATGGTGGTTCTAGTCTGGCACCTTTTGTTGTAGCAAATATTATCACAGGAACATTTCAGATATCCTGGATTGGCTGTTTAGtccaaatattttcttttaataCCTATGGAGGATGTGAAATCATGAATTTAATGATGATGGCTTATGATCGATACATTTCCATATGCTTCCCTCTAACCTATGGGAAATTAATGTCCCCTTTAAATGTCATGATATGCATAATTTTAATTTGGTTAATTCCATTTAGTCGAGCTGCCATTACCCTCTCAATCACTGCAAGTCTACAAATATGTGGGAATGTAATTGAAAAGATTTATTGTGACAACTACTCTGTTGTGAAACTGGCATGTTCAGACACTACAAGCAACAACATATATAGTACAATTGTGACATTTTATTCTGTGTTACTGCCATTTTTTATCATCATTTATTCGTATATACGAATCATTTTCATATGTCTTCAGCTGACAAGAAAAGGGCGAACAAAATTAATGAATACATGCATGCCACACATTGTATCAATAACCAGCTTTTTTATTGGATGTGCATTTGAATTGTTTCAGAGTAGATTTGACTTGACTCACGTTCCATACACAGTCAGAGTCATACTGTCTCTCTATTTCTTAATACTTTCTCCCATATTAAATCCAGTGATTTATGGAGCCAAGACAGAAAAGATAAACGAAacaataaagacaaaaatatcaaat CACCTGTTGGATATATGCTCTGAGTATGGGGTGGAGTTTGATGTACA AAACGTCTTGCTTGGGCTGAGGAGAAAAATAACTGGACT TTTTGTTTACACCCAGTCTATGACAAAGGTCGGCGAATACTC TGACTGGGAGTGGACCGACTATGTCCACCCCGACTCTTTCCATGGGTGCGCCGACTGGAAACTGTTGGAGCTGTGCATGGGACTGTTCACAGGGGCCCTTCTTTGCCGTGCAGCTGTCACACCTCCTGCAGAAGTCCTCTACGTCCCTCCTGGACTGCCCCCAGTAGAAGCTCTGACATAA